The window CGTAGTAGGCCTGGGCGGCGGCCTGGATGCCGTAGGCGTTGCGGCCGAAGTAGCTGGTGTTGAGGTAGCCCTCAAGGATGTCGTCCTTGCTCTTCTCGCGGTCCAGCTTGATCGCGATGAAGAACTCCTTCGCCTTCCGGGTGACCGTCTGCTCCTGGGCCAGGTAGTAGTTCTTCACGTACTGCTGGGTGATCGTCGAGCCGGACTGCTTGCCCTTGCCGGTCGCGGTGTTCCAGCCGGCGCGGATCATCGCCTTGGGGTCGACCGCGGACTCGCTGTAGAAGTCGCGGTCCTCGGCGGCCAGCACCGCGTGCTGGGCGTCCTTGGAGATCAGCCCCAGGGTCACGTTCTCCCGGTTGACCTCGCCGTCACGGGCGAGCTGGCTGCCGTCCGAGTAAAGATAGACGTTGCTCTGCTTCATCGCCGCCGAGTTCGCGGCCGGGATCTTCACCAGGTAGTAGCCGAGTGCGAACAGGCCGATGAGGAGCAGGAGCCCGGTGAGGACCGTGCCGAGCACGATCCGCCAGGTGGGGATCAGGCGTCGCCATCCGGTGCGTTTCGGTCGCTTGGGCTTCTTGCCGGGTGTCTCCGGTGCCGCCGCGGCGGCGGGCCCCGGTTCCCTCGGTGCCCAGCCCTCGCTCGGCTGCTGCGGCTGCCGCTGGTCGTTCATGTTGTGCCGGACTCCCGTTTCGCGTCATACGTCTCGTACGCCCTCGTACGCCTTGTGCGCCCCTCCTTGAAGACTGTCGCACCCGGCGATTCGTTCCCGGCACGTGGCACGCGTCCCGGGGAGAAAATGCGTGGCACGCGAAACGGCTCCCGGGCTAGGCTCCTGCGCTTTGGCTCGGACCGGTCGAAGGGGGCCCGACGTGGGGACTTGGCGGTTGTACGCGGCCGTCGCGACGGGCGCGTTCCGGCGGTACGCGACCTACCGGGTGGCGACCGCCGCGGGCGTGTTCACCAACACCGTCTTCGGGCTGATCCTGGCGTACACGTACATCGCGCTGTGGGACGAAAGGCCTGGCCTCGGCGGGTACGACCAGTCCCAGGCGGTGACGTACGTGTGGCTCGGGCAGGGGCTGCTCGCGGCGGTCGCGGTGATCGGCGGCGGCTTCGAGGACGAGATGATCGAGAGAATCCGTACGGGTGACATCGCGATCGACCTCTACCGGCCCGCGGACCTCCAGATGTGGTGGCTGGCGGCCGACGCGGGGCGGTCCGCGTTCCAGTTGGTGGGGCGTGGTGTGGTGCCGATGGCGTTCGGGGGGCTCGTGTTCCAGCTCGCGCTCCCCACCGATGCCGGGACCTGGCTGGCGTTCCTCGTCGCCGTCGTCCTGGGCGTCCTGGTGAGTTTCGCGATCCGCTATCTCGTGGCGCTGATGGCGTTCTGGTTCATGGACGGGGCGGGTGTGCAGCAGCTGGCGGTGCTCGCGGGGCTCTTCTTCTCCGGGATGACGCTGCCGCTGAACGTCTTTCCGGGTGTCCTCGGCGAGCTGGCCCGGGCGCTGCCCTGGTCGGCGCTCATCCAGGCCCCGGCGGATGTGCTGCTCGGCGAGCGCACGGGCCTCGCTCTGCTGCGGACGTACGCCTTCCAGGCCGCGTGGGCCGTCGGGCTGCTCGCGGTGGGCCGCCTGGTCCAGTCGGCGGCGACGCGCAGGGTGGTGGTCCAGGGTGGCTGACCTGGGGGAGAGGCACGACGTGCACCGCGGCTTCCCGCCGACCGGTCGCTCGCGTGCGGTGGACGGGCTGCGGGCCTACCGGCTGATCGCCTGGATGTGGATCCGCTCGACGATGGCGTACCGCGCGTCCTTCGCGATGACCGTCTTCGGCAACTTCGCGGGGACCGCGCTCGACTTCGTCACGATCCTGCTGATGTTCTCGCGGGTCGACGAGCTCGGCGGCTACTCGCTGGGCGAGGTGGCGTTCCTGTACGGGCTGTCCAGTGCCGCGTTCGGCCTCGCCGATCTGGCGTTCGGCTCGGTGGAGCGGCTCGGGCAGCGGGTGCGTGACGGCACGCTCGACTCGCTGCTCGTACGGCCGGCGCCGGTGCTCGCGCAGGTCGCCGCGGACCGGTTCGCGCTGCGCCGCCTGGGCCGGATCACGCAGGGGCTGCTGGTCCTCGGGTACGCGCTCGTCGTGGTCGACATCTCCTGGACGCCGCTGAAGGTGCTGCTGATGCCGGTGATGGTGGTCAGTGGGGCCGCCATCTTCGCGTCGGTGTTCGTGGTGGGCGCGGCCTTCCAGTTCGTGGCGCAGGACGCGTCCCAGGTGCAGAACTCCTTCACGTACGGCGGCACCACTCTGCTGCAGTATCCGCCGACGGTCTTCGCGAAGGACCTGGTGCGCGGGGTGACGTTCGTGCTGCCGCTGGCCTTCGTCAACTGGCTGCCCGCGCTGTACGTGCTGGACCGGCCCTATCCGCTCGACCTGCCCGAGTGGGTCGCGTTCCTGCCGCCGCTGGTGGCGGTCGTCTGCTGCGCGCTCTCGGGGGTCGCCTGGCGCGCGGGTCTTCGTTCGTACCGGAGCACGGGGAGTTAGCCGCACATGAAAACGCAGACGGACGTCGATCCCGCCGGCGGCCACGCCGAGGGCTTCATTCACCTCGACCGCGTCGAGAAGGTATTCGACGTACGCAAGAAGACCGGCTTCATGCGCAGTGAGCGGCGGCAGGTGCGGGCGGTCGACTCGATCTCCTTCGCCGTGGCGCGCGGCGAGATGGTCGGCTACATCGGGCCGAACGGCGCGGGCAAGTCCACCACCATCAAGATGCTCACCGGCATCCTCACCCCGAGCGGCGGACGGCTCCGGGTGGCGGGTATCGATCCGTCCCGCGAGCGCACCCGGCTCGCGCAGCGCATCGGGGTGGTGTTCGGGCAGCGGACGACCCTGTGGTGGGACCTCCCGCTGATCGACTCGTACCGGCTGATGCACCGCATGTACCGGATCCCGGACGCCCGGTACGCCGAGAACCTGGACCGGTGTGTCGAACTCCTGGAACTGGGCGAGCTGTTGGACGTCCCCGTACGGCAGCTGTCGCTCGGGCAGCGGATGCGCGGGGACATCGCTGCGGCGCTGCTGCACGACCCGGAGGTGCTGTACCTGGACGAGCCGACGATCGGGCTCGACGTGGTCAGCAAGGCGAAGGTGCGGGAGTTCCTGCGGCACCTCAACGCCGAGCGCGGCACGACCGTCCTGCTCACCACCCACGACCTGACCGACATCGAGCAGCTGTGCCGGCGGGTGATGGTCATCGACCACGGGCGTCTGATGTACGACGGGCCGCTGACCGGGCTGCACGAGATCGGTGAGAGCGAGCGGACGCTCATGGTGGACCTGGAGCGTGAACTCCCGCCCATCGAGGTCGAGTCGGCGCGGGTGGTGAAGGTCGAGGGGCCCCGGCAGTGGCTCGCGTTCCCGGCGGCGGAGTCGGCGGCGCCGCTCGTGGCGCGGATCGCCGCCGCGTATCCGCTGGTGGACCTGTCGGTACGTGAGCCTGACATCGAGGCGGTCATCAGCCGCATGTACGAGGAGAAGGCAACCTCGTAGGCTTCTGTCCATGACGGACGAACTCCCCGACGGGCTTCCCGAGCTGCGAGCCTCCGACGCCGACCGCGAACAGGTCGCCGAAGTGCTGAGGGACGCCCTCGCGGAGGGCCGCCTCGACATGGAGGAGTTCGAGGAGCGTCTGGAGGCGACGTACAAGGCGCGTACGTACAAGGACCTGGCGCCCATCACGCGGGATCTGCCCGCGCCCGGGGTGACTCCTCCCGCTCCCACCGTCTCCATGGTCAAGCAGCCCGCGGGGGCCGGCGGCTGGGCGGGCCGGATCGTCGGCGGTGACGGTTCGTCCCGGTGGGGTGTCGCGATTCTGGGCGGGTTCGAGCGCAAGGGGCGCTGGACCATGCCGAAGCAGTTCAACTCCTTCGCGTTCTGGGGTGGCGGTGTCATCGACCTGCGCGAGGCGAACTTCGCCGACGGCGAGGTCGTCGTCAACTGCGTCGCGATCATGGGCGGGATGAGTGTGATCGTGCCGCCGGGTGTCGAGGTCGTCGTCCGCGGCATCGGCGTCATGGGCGGCTTCGACCACAGCGAGGAGGGCGTCGAGGGCGACCCCGGCGCCCCGCGTGTCGTCGTCACCGGGTTCGCCTTCTGGGGCGGTGTCGGTATCGAGCGCAAGCTGACCCGGGCCGAGCGGCTCCGCCAGAAGGAGGAGCGGCGGCTGGAGAAGCTGGAGCGGAAGGCCGCGCGGCAGGAGGAGTTGGAGGAGTCCCGGCGCCGGGCCCTTGAGGGCTCCGGCGCCGGCGACTTGGGCCATCGGGACTCGTTGGACGACGCGCGGTCCATCCACCGGGCCGCGATGGAGCAGCATCGGGAGATGATGCGGGAGCATCGGGAGGCTCGGCGGGAGGAACGTCGTGAGCGGCGGGACGAGCGGCGGGACCGGGACTGATCCCTGGCCCCGGCCCGAGCGCTCCCGCAGGTAGTGCCGTGCAGCGCGGGCCGGATGTGGCTGGTCGCGCAGTTCCCCGCGCCCCTTTGGGGCGCTCACAGCTCGGCCGGAGCTGATCCCTTCAGGTCCTTCAGGTCGAAGACCTCCGCCATGCGCTTGTAGCCCTTGTCGCTGGGGTGGAGGTGGTCGCCCGAGTCGTAGTCGGAGCGCAGGCGGCGGGGGTTGTAGGGGTCGCGGAGTGCCTTGTCGAAGTCGACGTAGGCGTCGTAGACCTTGCCGGCGCGGATCTGGGCGTTGACGGCCTGGCGGGTGTCCTCCAGGTGTGGCCGGTAGCCGCGGTGGCCCTGGAAGGGCATGAGCGTGGCTCCGACGACCCGCAGGCCCCGGGCGTGGGCCAGCCGCTTCAGTTCGCGCAGCCCGGCGGTGATCTTGTTCGCGTCGGTCTGCTGGGGCGTACGGAGGATGTCGTTGACGCCGAGGGCGATCACGACCGCCCTGACGTTCGTACGGCCGAGCACGTCACGGTTGAAGCGGATCAGGCCGCTCGGGTTCTCGGCGGGCCGGCCGAGGCCGCTGCCGAGGACGCGGTTTCCGCTGATGCCCTGGTTGACCACGCTGTAGCGGGGCCCGTTCGAGTTGTCGCGCAGCCGGTCGGCGAGGACGTCCGTCCAGCGCCTGTTCTCGCCCACGGACGAGGTCGAGCCGTCGGTGAGCGAGTCGCCGATGACGACGACCGTGCCGTCCGACTCGTTGCTCAGCACGTCCAGCGCGGTCACATAGCGCCAGTACGGCGTCTGCCCGGTGTACGCGGTGCCGGTCACGTCCTCCGTGAGGTCGCCCTCGGCGGTGTACGAGATCTGCCGTGCCTGCGGGTGGATGGTGACCGGCCCGGACGGGGTCGGCGAGTACGTCGTCACCAGCACGTCCGTGTCGTGCGGGACGAGCAGGCGCACGGCGTCGCTGACCACCTGCTGCCCGGCCGGCACGACCACCGACGGGCTGCCGCGGAAGGTGAGGCGGCGCATGGTGCCGGTGGCGGCGGCGGGGTTGTTCGCGGCGGCCGCGACGGCGACCGAGGCGTGCGTGATGCTGAGCGGCTGCTGTCCGTAGAGGTTGGACAGGGTGATCCGGGCCGCGGTGCCGCCGACGCCGACATGCACCACGTTGCGGACCGAACGGCCCGCCATCCCGTTGGTCTCGGTGCCGGGCTCCGCCCCTGACGGGGACGCAGACCAGGCGCCGACCCAGGTGCCGACGGACGCGGGGGCCGCCGAGTTGTGTGGTGTACCGCCGCCCACGAGCGGCTTCTCCTCGCCGTCGTCGGCGGCGACCCCGACGTATATGGCGGCTGAGATGACCACGACTACGGCGACGATCGCGGCCAGCAAGGCATAACCGTGACGCTTGGTCATGCGGTGCAAGTCTCCTCGGGCAGTGGGAGCCCGAGGCTCCGATGTGATGACCCCATGATGAGGCATGGCGTGGGGGAAGCGGACAGGGCCCCATTGCCCCCGCCGCCCGTATCCGGTTTTTCCGGCCCCGCCCGGCAAGACGCCGGGAACTCCTGTTCCGTTCCAGTAGTCGGTCAGGTTGGGACAATGGGTGTGGGGGACAGGGAACGGGTGGAGTGGATGGAAAGCACGAAAGCGGATCAAACGGATGACGCGGGGCCCGAAGGGCAGCATGCCCGGCCCGGCGGTGTGGCGAACCGCACGGTGCCCGGGCGCGCGATGAACTCGTTCAGCCCCGCGGACGAGGAGAAGTTCCGCGGGGTGCGCCGGATGAAACTCACGGCGACGGGCATGCTGCTGTTCGTCGCCGTCGTGTACGTACTGGCCAAGTGGGCCGGGAACTCCGGTGCGGGCGCCTGGACGGGCTATGTCGCCGCCGCCGCAGAGGCCGGCATGGTCGGCGCGCTCGCCGACTGGTTCGCCGTCACCGCGCTGTTCCGGCACCCCCTCGGCATCCCCATCCCGCACACCGCGATCATCCCCACCAAGAAGGACCAGCTCGGCGTCTCCCTGGGCGAGTTCGTCGGCGAGAACTTCCTCTCGCAGGACGTCGTACGGCAGCGGCTGCGCTCCGTCGGCATCGGCAGCCGCCTCGGCGCCTGGCTGGCCCATCCGGAGCACGCCGACCGGGTGACCGCGGAGCTGGCCACCGCCCTGCGCGGCGCCCTCGCCGTGCTGCGCGACTCGGATGTGCAGGCCGTCGTCGGCGAGGCCATCAACCGGCGGGCCGACGCCCAGGAGATCGCCCCCGGCATAGGGAAGACGCTGGAGAAGGTCGTCGCGGACGGCGGCCACCGGCGCGTCGTCGACCTGATCTGCGTACGCGCCCACGACTGGCTGGTCCTCCACAACGACCAGGTGATGGACGCCGTACAGGGCGGCGCCCCCGGCTGGACCCCGCGGTTCGTCGACAAGCGGGTCGGCGAGCGCGTCTACAAGGAACTGCTGCGTTTCGTCACCGAGATGCGCGACATGCCCGCCCACCCCGCCCGCGGCGCCCTCGACCGGTTCCTCACCGACTTCGCCTCCGACCTCCAGTCCGACACCGACACCCGCGCCCGGGTGGAGAACCTCAAGCGGGAGGTCCTCGGCCGCGGCGAGGTCCAGGATCTGATCGCGTCAGCCTGGTCCTCCGTACGGCAGATGATCGTGTCCGCGGCGGAGGACGAGCGCAGCGAACTGCGGCTGCGCGTGCGGGCCTCGCTGCTCTCGCTCGGTGCGCGCATGGCCACCGACGCGAAGCTCCAGGCCAAGGTCGACGGCTGGGTCGAGGGGGCCGCGGTGTACGTCGTGACGACGTACCGAGACGAGATCACCTCGCTCATCACGGACACGGTGGCGGGCTGGGACGCCGAGCACACCTCGAAGAAGATCGAGGCGCACATCGGGCGGGATCTGCAGTTCATCCGGATCAACGGCACGGTGGTTGGCTCGCTGGCGGGCCTTCTGATCTATACGGTGTCCCGGGTTCTGGGGGCGTAGCGCTCCGCGGGGTGCGCGGGTGTGGGTTGCGGGTTCGTCCGCGGGTGGGTGGGGGCTTGTCGCGCAGTTCCCCGCGCCCCCAAAAGGGGCGTAGCCCCGGGCTGCGTGGCGGGTGGCGGGTGAGAGGGGCGCGGATCTGGGGACTCGGGGACGTGCCCCGGCGCCGCACGTGCCCGGGGGCGGAGGAGGCGAGCCATGGCCGTCACCGAGGCCGATACCGGCACCGTGACCACAGCGGTCCCCGCCCGTCTGGACCGGCTGCCCTGGTCGCGGTGGCACTGGACCATCGTCATCGGGCTCGGCACCGTGTGGATCCTCGACGGCCTTGAGGTCACCGTCGTCGGCAACATCGCGGGCCGGCTCTCCGAGTCCGGCAGCGGGCTGCCCGTCTCGGCCGCCCAGGTCACCGGTATCGCGGCCGCGCTCTATGTGGCCGGGGCCTGCTCGGGGGCACTGTTCTTCGGCCGTCTCACGGACGTCTTCGGCCGCAAGAAGCTGTTCATGATCACCCTGGCCGTCTACCTCGCGGCCACCGCCATGACGGCGTTCTCCTTCTCCACCTGGTGGTTCTTCCTCTTCCGCTTCCTCACCGGCTTCGGCATCGGCGGCGAGTACGCGGCCATCAACTCGGCCATCGACGAACTGATCCCCTCCCACTACCGCGGCCGCGTCGACCTCATCATCAACGGCAGCTTCTGGCTCGGCGCGATCGGCGGCTCGCTCTTGTCGATCGTCGCCCTGAACACGGACCTGTTCGCGATCAACGTCGGCTGGCGGCTCACCTTCCTCCTCGGCGTCGTCCTCGGCCTGGTGATCCTGCTCGTACGCCGCAACGTCCCCGAAAGTCCCAGGTGGCTGTTCATCCACGGCAGGGGAGAGGAGGCCGAACGCCTCGTCGCCTCCGTGGAACGGCAGATCGAGGAGGAGACCGGACGCGAACTCCCGCCGCCCGCGGGCGAGATCACCATCCACCAGCGCAAGAGCATCGGGTTCCTCACCATCGGGCGCACGGTCTTCTCCACGTACCGCAAACGCGCCGTGCTCGGCCTCTCCCTCTTCATCGGGCAGGCGTTCCTCTACAACGCGATCACCTTCGGCTTCGGCGCCATCCTCACCAAGTTCTTCGACGTGCCGACCTCCAAGACCGGCTACTACTTCGCCGTCATCGCGGCCGGCAACTTCCTCGGCCCGCTGCTGCTCGGCAAGCTCTTCGACACCGTGGGCCGCCGGATCATGATCTCGTCCACCTACCTGCTCTCCGGCATCCTGCTCTTCGTCACCGCCTGGCTCTTCGACCGGGGCTCGCTGAGCGCGACGACGATGACCGCCTGCTGGTGCGTGGTCCTGTTCTTCGCCTCCGCGGGCGCCAGCAGCGCGTACCTCACGGTCTCCGAGATCTTCCCGATGGAGACCCGCGCGATGGCCATCGCCTTCTTCTACGCCATCGGCACCGCGGCCGGCGGCATCAGCGGGCCGCTGCTCTTCGCCGACCTGACCAGCACGGGCGTGGTCGGCGACACGGTGCTCGCCTTCCAGATCGGCGCCGGGCTGATGTGCGCGGCGGGACTGGTCGCGGCGGCACTCGCGGTACGGGCGGAACGGCGGTCGCTGGAGGACATCGCCAGGCCGCTGTCGGAGGCGGCTTCCCCGTCATCGGGGGCGAAGCCTTCCGGGTCATCGTCTTCAGGGTCGCCGCCTTCGGGGCCGCCGCCTTCCGGGCCCTCGCCGTCCGGGGCGACGGCGTAGACCCGTCCCTTCCGGAGCCTTGAACCTCCGGCCCGTACAGCTGTCGGCTCGCCCTCCCGGGGTCCTGAACCTCCGGCCCGTACGGCTGTCGGGTTGCCCTCCCAGGGGCCTTGAATCTCCGGCCCGTACGGCTGTCGGGTCGTCCTCCCGGATTGCCCGACGCCCGTCGGGTGACCTGCGAGGATGCGCCGTGTCACCGTTCTCGGAACGACGCAGCGACACGACGACGCAGAGCCGCGACGACGACGGGAACGCGCGTCGAATCGGAGGACGAGATGACGACCTACCCGCTGGACCCGGAGCTTGCCGCGGTCGTGCCCATGCTGCCCAGGGCCGACACCTCGGACCTCGAAGGCGCCCGGGCCGAGATGCTCGTCGGTGTCACCGCGGCCCTCGCGGACGTGGACCCCACCGGCGTGGACGTCTTCGAGGTGGTGGCACCCGGGCCGGAGGGCGCCCCGGACGTCCCCCTGCGCGGCTACCGCCCGCAGGGCGTCGAGGGCCCGCTCCCGGTGATCTACGACATCCACGGCGGCGGCTTCATGCTGGGCAGCGTCGACTTCGACCACGGGACGAACGTGGCGCTCGCGCGGGAACTGGGCGCCGCCGTCTTCTCCGTCGAGTACCGGCTCGCCCCCGAGAACCCGTACCCGGCCGGCCTCGAAGACGCGTACGCCGGACTCGTGCACATCACCAAGAACGCCGCCGAACTCGGTGTCGACCCCACCAGGGTCGTCCTCTTCGGCGCCAGTGCGGGCGGCGGTCTCGCGGCCGGTCTGGCGCTGCTCGCCCGGGACCGGGGCGGCCCCGCGATCGTCTTCCAGTACCTCGGCATCCCCGAACTCGACGACCGCCTCGACACGCCCAGCATGCGGGACTTCACCGACACGCCCCTGTGGAACCGGCCCAACGCGATCATCAGCTGGGACGCCTACCTCGGCGCCGGTGTGCCGGGCGGCCCCGACGTCCCGATCTACGCGGCTCCCGCCCGGGCCACCGCCGAGCAGCTTGTGGGGCTGCCGCCCGCCTACATCTCGGTGATGGAGTTCGATCCGCTGCGGGACGAGGGCATCGACTATGCGCGTGCGCTGCTCGCGGCCGGGGTGAGTGTGGAGTTGCATCTGTTCCCGGGGACGTTCCACGGCTCGGCGATGGTCGCCCATGCGGAGGTCTCCCAGAGGGATGCGGCGGAGGCGGTTGCGGTGCTTCGAAAGGTGCTGAGGTAGCGCTCTGCTGGGTGTGGCGGGGGTACCTGTCGTTCGTCGCGTGCGGGTTCGTTGTGGCTGGTCGCGCAGTTCCCCGCGCCCCTAACGGGGCGCCAATCGG is drawn from Streptomyces liliifuscus and contains these coding sequences:
- a CDS encoding ABC transporter ATP-binding protein encodes the protein MKTQTDVDPAGGHAEGFIHLDRVEKVFDVRKKTGFMRSERRQVRAVDSISFAVARGEMVGYIGPNGAGKSTTIKMLTGILTPSGGRLRVAGIDPSRERTRLAQRIGVVFGQRTTLWWDLPLIDSYRLMHRMYRIPDARYAENLDRCVELLELGELLDVPVRQLSLGQRMRGDIAAALLHDPEVLYLDEPTIGLDVVSKAKVREFLRHLNAERGTTVLLTTHDLTDIEQLCRRVMVIDHGRLMYDGPLTGLHEIGESERTLMVDLERELPPIEVESARVVKVEGPRQWLAFPAAESAAPLVARIAAAYPLVDLSVREPDIEAVISRMYEEKATS
- a CDS encoding DUF445 domain-containing protein translates to MESTKADQTDDAGPEGQHARPGGVANRTVPGRAMNSFSPADEEKFRGVRRMKLTATGMLLFVAVVYVLAKWAGNSGAGAWTGYVAAAAEAGMVGALADWFAVTALFRHPLGIPIPHTAIIPTKKDQLGVSLGEFVGENFLSQDVVRQRLRSVGIGSRLGAWLAHPEHADRVTAELATALRGALAVLRDSDVQAVVGEAINRRADAQEIAPGIGKTLEKVVADGGHRRVVDLICVRAHDWLVLHNDQVMDAVQGGAPGWTPRFVDKRVGERVYKELLRFVTEMRDMPAHPARGALDRFLTDFASDLQSDTDTRARVENLKREVLGRGEVQDLIASAWSSVRQMIVSAAEDERSELRLRVRASLLSLGARMATDAKLQAKVDGWVEGAAVYVVTTYRDEITSLITDTVAGWDAEHTSKKIEAHIGRDLQFIRINGTVVGSLAGLLIYTVSRVLGA
- a CDS encoding DUF1707 SHOCT-like domain-containing protein, with protein sequence MTDELPDGLPELRASDADREQVAEVLRDALAEGRLDMEEFEERLEATYKARTYKDLAPITRDLPAPGVTPPAPTVSMVKQPAGAGGWAGRIVGGDGSSRWGVAILGGFERKGRWTMPKQFNSFAFWGGGVIDLREANFADGEVVVNCVAIMGGMSVIVPPGVEVVVRGIGVMGGFDHSEEGVEGDPGAPRVVVTGFAFWGGVGIERKLTRAERLRQKEERRLEKLERKAARQEELEESRRRALEGSGAGDLGHRDSLDDARSIHRAAMEQHREMMREHREARREERRERRDERRDRD
- a CDS encoding ABC transporter permease, producing MGTWRLYAAVATGAFRRYATYRVATAAGVFTNTVFGLILAYTYIALWDERPGLGGYDQSQAVTYVWLGQGLLAAVAVIGGGFEDEMIERIRTGDIAIDLYRPADLQMWWLAADAGRSAFQLVGRGVVPMAFGGLVFQLALPTDAGTWLAFLVAVVLGVLVSFAIRYLVALMAFWFMDGAGVQQLAVLAGLFFSGMTLPLNVFPGVLGELARALPWSALIQAPADVLLGERTGLALLRTYAFQAAWAVGLLAVGRLVQSAATRRVVVQGG
- a CDS encoding alpha/beta hydrolase; the protein is MTTYPLDPELAAVVPMLPRADTSDLEGARAEMLVGVTAALADVDPTGVDVFEVVAPGPEGAPDVPLRGYRPQGVEGPLPVIYDIHGGGFMLGSVDFDHGTNVALARELGAAVFSVEYRLAPENPYPAGLEDAYAGLVHITKNAAELGVDPTRVVLFGASAGGGLAAGLALLARDRGGPAIVFQYLGIPELDDRLDTPSMRDFTDTPLWNRPNAIISWDAYLGAGVPGGPDVPIYAAPARATAEQLVGLPPAYISVMEFDPLRDEGIDYARALLAAGVSVELHLFPGTFHGSAMVAHAEVSQRDAAEAVAVLRKVLR
- a CDS encoding MFS transporter, producing the protein MAVTEADTGTVTTAVPARLDRLPWSRWHWTIVIGLGTVWILDGLEVTVVGNIAGRLSESGSGLPVSAAQVTGIAAALYVAGACSGALFFGRLTDVFGRKKLFMITLAVYLAATAMTAFSFSTWWFFLFRFLTGFGIGGEYAAINSAIDELIPSHYRGRVDLIINGSFWLGAIGGSLLSIVALNTDLFAINVGWRLTFLLGVVLGLVILLVRRNVPESPRWLFIHGRGEEAERLVASVERQIEEETGRELPPPAGEITIHQRKSIGFLTIGRTVFSTYRKRAVLGLSLFIGQAFLYNAITFGFGAILTKFFDVPTSKTGYYFAVIAAGNFLGPLLLGKLFDTVGRRIMISSTYLLSGILLFVTAWLFDRGSLSATTMTACWCVVLFFASAGASSAYLTVSEIFPMETRAMAIAFFYAIGTAAGGISGPLLFADLTSTGVVGDTVLAFQIGAGLMCAAGLVAAALAVRAERRSLEDIARPLSEAASPSSGAKPSGSSSSGSPPSGPPPSGPSPSGATA
- a CDS encoding SGNH/GDSL hydrolase family protein yields the protein MTKRHGYALLAAIVAVVVVISAAIYVGVAADDGEEKPLVGGGTPHNSAAPASVGTWVGAWSASPSGAEPGTETNGMAGRSVRNVVHVGVGGTAARITLSNLYGQQPLSITHASVAVAAAANNPAAATGTMRRLTFRGSPSVVVPAGQQVVSDAVRLLVPHDTDVLVTTYSPTPSGPVTIHPQARQISYTAEGDLTEDVTGTAYTGQTPYWRYVTALDVLSNESDGTVVVIGDSLTDGSTSSVGENRRWTDVLADRLRDNSNGPRYSVVNQGISGNRVLGSGLGRPAENPSGLIRFNRDVLGRTNVRAVVIALGVNDILRTPQQTDANKITAGLRELKRLAHARGLRVVGATLMPFQGHRGYRPHLEDTRQAVNAQIRAGKVYDAYVDFDKALRDPYNPRRLRSDYDSGDHLHPSDKGYKRMAEVFDLKDLKGSAPAEL
- a CDS encoding ABC transporter permease, which gives rise to MADLGERHDVHRGFPPTGRSRAVDGLRAYRLIAWMWIRSTMAYRASFAMTVFGNFAGTALDFVTILLMFSRVDELGGYSLGEVAFLYGLSSAAFGLADLAFGSVERLGQRVRDGTLDSLLVRPAPVLAQVAADRFALRRLGRITQGLLVLGYALVVVDISWTPLKVLLMPVMVVSGAAIFASVFVVGAAFQFVAQDASQVQNSFTYGGTTLLQYPPTVFAKDLVRGVTFVLPLAFVNWLPALYVLDRPYPLDLPEWVAFLPPLVAVVCCALSGVAWRAGLRSYRSTGS